One part of the Rutidosis leptorrhynchoides isolate AG116_Rl617_1_P2 chromosome 1, CSIRO_AGI_Rlap_v1, whole genome shotgun sequence genome encodes these proteins:
- the LOC139869053 gene encoding 3-ketoacyl-CoA thiolase 2, peroxisomal-like encodes MEKAIERQRVLLEHLRPSSTSSSLENLDSSISASICAAGDSAAYQRSSVFGDDVVIVAAYRSPLCKSKRGGLKDTFPDDILAPVLKALIEKTNLNPAEVGDIVVGSVLGAGSQRASECRMAAFYAGFPETVPVRTVNRQCSSGLQAVADVAAAIKAGFYEIGIGAGLESMTSNPMAWEGSVNPKVKTMAQARDCLLPMGITSENVAQKFSVTRQEQDQAAVDSHRKAAAATAAGKFKDEIIPIKTKIVDPKTGDETPVTISVDDGIRPGTSLADLAKLKPVFKKDGSTTAGTSSQVSDGAGAVLLMKRSLALKKGLPILGVFRTFAAVGVPPAIMGIGPAVAIPAAVKAAGLQVDDIDLFEINEAFASQFLYCQKKLEIDPQRINVNGGAMAIGHPLGATGARCVATLLHEMKRRGRDCRFGVVSMCIGTGMGAAAVFERGDSCDEMCYAK; translated from the exons ATGGAGAAAGCAATTGAGAGACAAAGAGTTCTTCTAGAACACCTTCGTCCGTCTTCAACTTCTTCATCTTTAgaaaacctcgattcttcaatctcC GCATCCATTTGTGCAGCTGGTGATAGTGCTGCTTATCAAAgaagttctgtttttggggatgatGTAGTCATTGTAGC TGCGTACCGATCTCCCCTTTGCAAATCAAAGAGGGGTGGGCTCAAGGATACCTTTCCTGATGATATACTTGCACCAGTTTTGAAG GCATTAATTGAGAAAACAAATTTAAATCCGGCTGAAGTAGGAGATATCGTTGTTGGATCAGTCTTGGGAGCAGGATCTCAAAGAGCTAGCGAATGTAGGATGGCTGCTTTCTATGCTGGATTTCCTG AAACTGTACCAGTTAGGACTGTTAACAGACAGTGTTCTTCAGGTCTTCAGGCAGTAGCTGATGTAGCTGCTGCTATTAAAGCTGGATTTTATGAGATTG GTATTGGTGCTGGGTTGGAATCTATGACCTCCAATCCTATGGCTTGGGAAGGATCAGTTAACCCAAAA GTGAAAACCATGGCACAAGCTCGGGATTGTCTTCTTCCAATGGGGATTACATCAGAGAATGTTGCACAGAAGTTCAGCGTAACAAGACAAGAACAAGATCAGGCTGCA GTCGATTCCCATAGAAAAGCTGCTGCTGCAACTGCTGCTGGAAAATTCAAGGACGAAATTATTCCAATTAAAACTAAG ATTGTTGACCCGAAAACTGGAGATGAAACACCCGTTACCATTTCCGTTGATGATGGGATTCGCCCAGGAACTAGTTTGGCAGATCTTGCAAAGCTAAAGCCTGTTTTCAAGAAAGATGGCTCAACAACTGCTG GAACTTCCAGCCAGGTGAGTGACGGTGCTGGAGCTGTCCTCTTGATGAAGAGAAGTCTTGCTTTGAAGAAAGGGTTGCCAATTCTTGGTGTATTTAG GACTTTTGCTGCTGTTGGTGTACCACCAGCAATTATGGGCATTGGCCCTGCTGTTGCAATTCCAGCTGCTGTTAAGGCTGCTGGTCTTCAAGTGGATGACATTGATCTTTTTGAGATTAACGAG GCGTTTGCATCACAGTTTTTATATTGCCAAAAGAAGCTTGAAATTGATCCACAAAGAATCAATGTCAATGGAGGTGCAATGGCCATTGGTCATCCTTTGGGTGCAACTG GAGCGAGATGTGTTGCAACTCTCTTACATGAGATGAAACGCCGTGGCAGAGACTGTCGATTCGGTGTTGTCTCCATGTGCATCG GCACGGGGATGGGTGCAGCTGCTGTTTTTGAGAGAGGCGACTCTTGCGATGAGATGTGCTACGCCAAGTAA